tcggaggtgtttcccattttgaccttggggtttccagtccatactccgcacagatgtttcggtagactatgccagccacctggttatggcgttccatgtaggctttccctgccagcatcttacaccctgcagttatgtgttggatcgtctcaggtgcctctttgcacaacctacaccttgggtcttgtctggtgtggtatatctgggcctcgatggctctggtgctcaaggcctgctcctgagcagccaggatgagtgcctctgtgctgtccttcaggccagtcctctctagccactgataggacttcttgagatcagccacttcagttatggtccggtggtacatcccgtgtaggggcttgtcctcccatgatggtccctcttccagcgcctcatcttctgttccccattgtctgagacattctctgagtacgtcatccgttggagccttctccttgatgtattcatggagcttggatgtttcatcctggacagtggctctcacactcactagtccccggcctccatcctttcggcttgcgtacagtctcagggtgctggatttgggatggaaccctccatgcatggttaggagctttcgggtcttaacgtccgtggactgaatctcttcctttggccaccttattattcctgcagggtatctgatcactggcagggcatagctgtttattgcccgggtcttattcttgccattgagctggcttcttaggacttgcctcactcgctggaggtatttggccgtagccgctttccttgttgccagttcgaggttgccattggcttgtggtataccaaggtacttgtagctgtcctcaatgtctgctattgttccttcaggcagtgagaccccttcagtgcggactacccttcctctcttagtcaccatccgactacatttctcaagcccgaatgacatcccgatgtcgctgctgtagatcctggttgtgtggatcagggaatctatgtccctttcgctcttagcatacagctttatgtcatccatgtagaggaggtgactgattgtagctccatttctgaggcggtatccagagcctgtcttggtgattacttggcttagggggttcagtcctatgcagaacagcagtggggagagtgcatcaccttggtatatgccacatttgatggacacttttgtaagtggcttgccattggcttcaagtgtggttttccacattctcatcgagttcgcaacgaaggctcttagggtcctgttcaccttatacaactccaagcattcagtgatccatgtatgtggcatcgagtcataggctttcttgtaatcaatccaagctgtgcacaggttggtacgtcgggacctgcagtcttgtgcgactgttctgtcaaccaggagctgatgtttggctcctctggtatctctaccaatgcccttctgtgcttcgttcatgtattgatcgatgtgtccacttatcttagccgcaatgatgcctgacatgagcttccatgttgtggagagacaggttattggccgatagttggatggggctgcacccttcgagggatccttcatgatcaggatcgttcgcccttcggttagccattctgggtgagtcccatccctcagcagccggttcatttgtactgctaggcgctcatggagtgctgtgagtttctttagccagtaagtgtggaccatgtccgggcctggtgctgtccagttcttcatatctgagactctttcctgtatgtctgccactgttatggtaaccgggttctgttcagggaggttgctgtactcctctctcagggacaccagccattgtgcactgctgttatgtgcaacctccttctcccatatgcctttccagtacctttcagtttccagtcttggtgggtcagctctgttgttaggaccctgccactgagcgtacactttcgcaggttgtgttgcgaacagcctgtttattcgtctggcctcattctctttcatgtaccgctttaggcgactggacaaggcttggagcctttgtttggcagtttcgagtgcttcagttatggtcatctggatgtacctctcgggtatcggccttttcatcacacctctctgggcctccgtcaattgactcacatctttccgggccgccttgatcttagcctccaaccgtattttccatggtgggtaacgtatctcatggttgctcttatagcccagagtctccaggatcactgatgctgaagcgtatatcagctcattggtttctgtgatcgttacggtagggatcgccctcagtgctgcattcacactttctatgagactttcagatggtacttcacatagccgttgtaatcggtttctaggttgcccagctttcattctcgccatgatcttagctttcaggtcagttgctgcctcgctcagcatttcattcattggggctggccacccaatctcatcatctgcattcattggggcttgcctcccaatctcttgtatgacctcctcctctgatctggcagcctggggcccttcaccattgaacctgcgttgtaactcatcaatctcaagttgtgacagcagttgccgtttgtggatgttggaacactgagctactagttgtttcgcggtcaaccgtgactgtgggtttcgaagtaaccatttagcccacattctctgcatgtaacccctctgactagggttgcttgagtagtagcattccaacagagccatgttatcgcatctcgcccatctccgctttgttccagtagcccatttttcatcaaggtgctctggttccccagcacctgacgcagaccttgtttggccgggcgacgtctgagccggcatgtcattcgttttattgtctctcatcattgtatgaggtaggcattagcgtgaaggatcttgcccaaggacccacactggatggtgttatgtgctcatttttgccccaagcgggattcgaaccaccgtctcccgtatgccaaaccgatgtcTTACCAACTGCATATATATCCagccgcatatatatatatatatatatatatatatatatatatatatatatatatatatattgcgcgtcgtcccgcacgcggtctgtccttccgtctgtcccttttcaaaacgtacctacttcaccgcgctgctgcgggccgccactgcgccgctcaggcagtggctcactacgatcgcgcgggcatcttagcgaaaaaatgttgtctacccacaagcattgcaatgaaattgttagttatttagtagagctaaacatctctttattttcgcgataagcaatgaagatgaacaaaaagttgaaccaagcaacaacacttttgtgggccgaagggccaccttaccagccttccgcaggaactagctcaTGAGCCGCcctgagggcggcgaaccaccaccttaccagccttccgcaggaactagctgatgagccgcccggagggcggcgaaccagctagtatacatATATAGAGGCAGATATCTGGCATATATATAGTATACATATATAGAGGCAGATATCTGAGACAGATATCTATCTTGACCATTTTCCACCTTTAGTATTGTAACATTTCACATGAATGTACATGTTGTCTTTCTGTACACTGCAGATATCTATTTAACTCATTCCATGACCATGCTCAAAACGCAACACACCcacatctcaaatcatcttaccCTACTGAGATGAATGGAGATGCCATTAGTGTCTGTAATGAGCCTTGAACAGACGCTGAGGGCTCTTCAAAGACATCAACAAAGGTTCTGACATGCTTTTCACAATGGCGCCTTACAATATTGTACTTATttagaaaatactgtacagtaagcCGCCccccaaacacaaaaacatataaAACCCCTGACCGCAGTCATGTGCGGCCCAAGAGAGAGCCTATTTCATAAATTACAGTTGAAGAATGTCATAGCGGTCCTcacatccttccatttttctatATGGagcccatccattcattttccgatccgctttatcctcacaagggttgcggggcatgctggaacctatcccagccatctttgggcagtaggcggtggacaccctgaaccgtttgccagcaaaacgcagggcacacagagacgaccaaccatccacgctcacactcagacttcgggacaattttgaatgttccattatgttttatgttttccgttatgtgtttttggaatgtgggagcaaatcggagtaaccggagaaaacccacccaggcacggaacatgcaaactccacacagggaggccggagctggaatcgaacccggtatctctgcaccgtgaggtcgacatgctaaacactggaccaccgggccgcccctatatgCAGCCATCAGAGGAAAATGTTTGTGCTCATACTCGTACTTGTGCGTTAtagtgatgtgaaaaaaaacccaaaacacagcTGCGTACACACACAGAGCATACGGCACCTTATTAGAGCACCACATAAACGCTTCAGTCATGCCGATTAAGTTGACTCTGCTGATCGCCACCGTGGAGGTATGGAAAGCCTTCAAAAGTCAGACTTGGAAGCACATCTACGGGGGTTGGGCTGACCGCCGTGCTGGCACCCAGTCAAGGGGTTTCGCTATGTGACGCACAACACATCCTGTACCACGGGCAGCTAGTGtaagttattatttttaatacagcAAATTTACAACactaaaaatatttgtttgcaaGTTTTCCGATCGTCTCAATACAACTGTGTATAAATGGTGTACTGAAAGAAAAACGTGTCAGTCAggagagttttgtttttgtcttgagtTGAGAGCAACACATTTGGTTAAGAGTGCTAGATAGCTGCGAACTTCACACCAAGAGTTGCTGATGTTATCGTGGTACACTCACCAGGCAGCGGgtgatcagttcccactcaatgGCAATGTGGGCGTGATTGTTTTTCCGTCTGTGTgactggctggtgaccagttcagggtaaaGTCCACCTTTCGCCCGAAATCAGGTGGGATCGACTCCAGGATGAGCGGTGTCGAAGATGGCATGACatgacttcacaacaagcagcaatttGGCAGATGATGAACAATTTCTTCATCAAAGAAGCCTCAAGCTTTTCATGGCCACTCTCACTTACAGTCAAACGAAACATAaatcaaagagaattacacatttTGTTAAAACAGCCACATTTCTTAATCGGCTGAGCTTCAtgctaaaaaaacaatgtaaaatgtgGTGGATGTACTGACAAATAGCATCAGCATCGTTCTGTTACAACCCTTTAAACCTCGGTAAAGTAAGGGTGCAGGGCTTTCGAGGCTTAAACTACCGCCCCTCTCTAATGTTAGCCTCCCCTTCCCCACTTTTAATGTTGCAAATAAGCAACCACATCTCTGAGTTGTCTCGTCAGGGCCATTATTCGGGCTTGGCACTCATCTAATTGTCGATCAGTGCCTCTAACTGACCTCTAAATGGCTGTGAGAACACagtggaggggggttgggggagacagtggtggtggtggggggggttgagggagctgCTGGGGGACAAGACACCGCTGATCTCTGATCCGAGATTTGACAATATGTTCCCTCAGGAGGATGCTGCTTGGGTGTCAGCAGCTTTGATCCACTCTGGGTCACCGCTGgaatgcacgcacacgcatgcgtgcacacacacacacacacacacacacacacacacacacacactcacacacacacacacacgcacgcacgcacgcgcacacacacacaccatacaaGGTTGGCACAGAAATAACTGGCATAGGAAAAGCATACACTCCACAGCCCGCACTATTTTATAATCAAATAAATCCCCCCGACAAGTAACTAATACCTTAGCGTGGCCAACGACCATGGTGGCctcggtgtgtgtgcgtgtgtgtgcacgtatgcgattgtattcatgacatctcaggacaattttatgataacacaccttcacaatgaggacctgtggaaaaatgaggacatttttcgcgtcctcatatttccacgcagtctacactactctagagctcacgaggatactcccacaccaaaaataagtgatgtcctgaaagagcacaattttcagaaattgtgtgtttaagtgtgtttaactttcgactcacttttcatttggaaaactagtggccaacttcggtacttaacacacttttaacacactttcagtgacgtcattgtgcaggacctcaaatgtcatctttttcggactgactcacacattttccccgccctcgtcctgataagtcacatcaattagcagtcacacaaaatccaacatgtgaagcagccagacaatcctactctcaaacacgaccacgcgtggatgaccatcgggtaagcaattccttttcatttatcttaccgtaacatagaagttgttcaatataaccgtgtttaacagtgcccaccaaaggtaatatcattcaataagacagctagctagctagctagctcgatcgttagcatgctaataagcttccagtaaaagtaatgtggacatgtcctgcaggcaaggttctggaaaacttttctaaatctttaacaacacagtctgtggaacttggttttggtaccatatgtttatttcagtgcagtatttgttttattcgattgcagttaatttaaattagttagtacaggtagcctaatgaaagtgggccaggcacttctagcatttacgctaagcccggtgtatttacactgtttattcttgtgctgattcaattgtacaccgtttcaatgaaaaaaacaaacaaacgtttgcaatgaaattatagcagaattcagctttgttggtacatttagtcaagacaatattgtgttactctattttaattttacattgttatctgcctgacaaatggtttgcccgaatctaatagtctgaccagcaaatgtttgatgaaatgaatttttgtatttttgaggaagaaaataatattcctttggctcagtactttttgagccaaaataagtgctgccataatattgtgcttgcttgtctggctgacttcttctcactttccattgtagatgtttactggtggtgataatgtcacaaagaagaaccagactgagccctgaatctgaggctgctccttttatctggagtcaacaagccttgtttgaaagcccagtggatcaatgattataaaggtatgctatcaatctacttgctatctaattcttatggctaccgcaagcatatgacaagagctgcaaccaaagcctgtcacagtgacagattttattcgtacattgtatttaccccaaaactgtcacagtaaacagcatattttttatgccattgatcatattggagcaaaaataattgaagtacttttgaagaaaatgtttagcagccattatcattcaattattgagaatattgtattgccatgtagaactaggaatatcttggaatgaaaaaatagaaatagaaattattcggcttctgttaaaatattgtgcttcaccaaatatcacaattcataaaaacgcatacatccgtaatagtcgaggaaaattagatgcctttaaacttccttcataatgcttatttcacctgattgaagaaggctgtggtagctgtttgacaaatccacatttttatcagcaatttgtactgcccatcaaaagtctctacttagttgaaaacaacgaatggtcaccggaattatttttcagtcattacattgttttagtctgaaagagtatgtttcgggtgttgtctttattatttgaacttagtcatgtctgttgtcctgaaattgttagctataagagctgtacagtggtaactaccatgaagagccggcttgtgctgtgtatgaagtttaatttattcaaaagtcatgtaactacgacatatttctgacactctatggttgctataatgttgattttcatgatttcagtcatgccctcatacttcccagttactgtagaatactttttagaatatttctgatactgtaatgttgctgaaaaacctgagtgtgatcaggggaaatgacttttgtctggacctaacactggagagcctgtgttcgaatgtcccgtaatggcaccgtaatggtgttatgttgcagacaccaagtgacgggatcttgactgaaccttctggagaccaagaagggagtgagagatccacttcatccttacaacaggttactacttcttatcatgatatacgaggtttgagttttcagctttctttgacaaacacaggagaagttataaatcagaaacatggactctccatgatttcagtcgtcatttcctcatatttctttagacctgaaaaacccgagtgtgtttcaggtgacatgacttttgccttaacctaacatctggtgagcctgcgttcgaatgtccccatattgctgtaccacagaactgaacagtgttaactttctatagtgtggtatattcatcccaaactcttccgtgagcaatgttcaatgataattaatgtttattcatttcttaaatggtcagaatgaagaatgctgaatattttgacaccgtaatgttatgttgcagacaccaagtgacctgactgaaccctctggagaccatgaatggaatgagagatccacttcattcttacaacaggttactacttcttatcatgatatactaggtttgagttttcagctttctttgacaaacacaggagaagttataagtcagaaacatagactctccataatttcagtcgtcatgtcctcatatttcttcagacctgaaaaacctgagtgtgtttcaggtgacatgacttttgtcttaacctaactctggagagcctgtgttcgaatgtccccatattgctgttccacagaactgaacagtgttaactttctatagtgtggtatattcatcccgaactctcccgtgagcaatgttcaatgataattaatatttattcatttcttaactggtcaaaatgaagaatgctgaatattttgacaccgtaatgttatgttgcagacaccgagtgacctgactgaaccctctggagaccatgaatggaatgatagatacacttcatccttacaacaggttactacttcttgtcatgatatactaggtttgagttttcagctttctttgacaaacacaggagaagttataagtcagaaacatagactctccataatttcagtcgtcatgtcctcatatttcttcagacctgaaaaacctgagtgtgtttcaggtgacatgacttttgtcttaacctaactctggagagcctgtgttcgaatgtccccatattgctgttccacagaactgaacagtgttaactttctatagtgtggtatattcatcccgaactctcccgtgagcaatgttcaatgataattaatatttattcatttcttaactggtcaaaatgaagaatgctgaatattttgacaccgtaatgttatgttgcagacaccgagtgacctgactgaaccctctggagaccatgaatggaatgatagatacacttcatccttacaacaggttactacttcttgtcatgatatactaggtttgagttttcagctttctttgacaaacacaggagaagttataaatcagaaacatggactctccatgatttcagtcgtcatgtcctcatatttctttagacctgaaaaacctgagtgtgtttcaggtgtcatgacttttgtcttaacctaactctggagaggctgtgtctaaatgtccccatattgctgttccacagagaagaacagtgttaactttctatagtgtggtacattattcccaaactctcctgtgagcaatgttcaatgataattaatatttattcatttcttaactggtcagaatgaagaatgctgaatattttgacaccgtaatgttatgttgcagacaccaagggacctgactgaaccctctggagaccatgaatggagtgagagatccacttcatcctttcaacaggttactacttcttatcatgatatactaggtttgagttttcagctttctttgacaaacacaggagaagttataaatcagaaacatggactctccatgatttcaatcgtcatgtcctcatatttcttcagacctgaaaaacctgagtgtgtttcaggtgacatgacttttgtcttaacctaactctggagagcctgtgttcgaatgtccccatattgctgttccacagaactgaacagtgttaactttctatagt
The DNA window shown above is from Hippocampus zosterae strain Florida chromosome 9, ASM2543408v3, whole genome shotgun sequence and carries:
- the LOC127607055 gene encoding uncharacterized protein LOC127607055, with the protein product MMRDNKTNDMPAQTSPGQTRSASGAGEPEHLDEKWATGTKRRWARCDNMALLECYYSSNPSQRGYMQRMWAKWLLRNPQSRLTAKQLVAQCSNIHKRQLLSQLEIDELQRRFNGEGPQAARSEEEVIQEIGRQAPMNADDEIGWPAPMNEMLSEAATDLKAKIMARMKAGQPRNRLQRLCEVPSESLIESVNAALRAIPTVTITETNELIYASASVILETLGYKSNHEIRYPPWKIRLEAKIKAARKDVSQLTEAQRGVMKRPIPERYIQMTITEALETAKQRLQALSSRLKRYMKENEARRINRLFATQPAKVYAQWQGPNNRADPPRLETERYWKGIWEKEVAHNSSAQWLVSLREEIYSSDIGMSFGLEKCSRMVTKRGRVVRTEGVSLPEGTIADIEDSYKYLGIPQANGNLELATRKAATAKYLQRVRQVLRSQLNGKNKTRAINSYALPVIRYPAGIIRWPKEEIQSTDVKTRKLLTMHGGFHPKSSTLRLYASRKDGGRGLVSVRATVQDETSKLHEYIKEKAPTDDVLRECLRQWGTEDEALEEGPSWEDKPLHGMYHRTITEVADLKKSYQWLERTGLKDSTEALILAAQEQALSTRAIEAQIYHTRQDPRCRLCKEAPETIQHITAGCKMLAGKAYMERHNQVAGIVYRNICAEYGLETPRSKWETPPKVVENDRAKILWDFQIQTDKMVMANQPDIVIIDKGQRKAVVVDIAVPSDGNIRKKEHEKLEKYQGLREELERAWKVKVTVTPVVVGALGAVTPKLDEWLQQIPGTTSDISVQKCAVLGTARILRRTLKLPGLW